The Vibrio tapetis subsp. tapetis genome segment TCACCTTCAGGTATAACGAACAATGACATCAGCATTATAGCGAGCGCAACCACCAATACAGGGATCATTAACTTACGCATGATTAGTATCTCCCTTGACGTGAGGTTGAAGAACGTGAGTCAGAGTTTGACGATGAATTGGTATCCGTGCTCGATTCTAACTCAATTTGGTCATAAGCAGACGTTGCTTTACGGCTATTTTGAGTAGAGTTCGCTGCTTGTCCTGCAATTTTATCAATTGGAAGGTATAGCAAGTTACCACTAGATTCAGAGTCGATAAGTACTTTCGATGTATTCGAGTAAACTTCTTGCATCGTATCGATGTATAGACGATTACGCGTTACTTCAGGTGCAGCTTGGTATTCAGGTAGTAGTTTCTCAAATTGAGCCACTTCACCTAATGCACCGTTAACTGTACGTTCAGAGTAACCTAACGCTTCTTTCTTCAAACGTTCTGCTCGACCCGTTGCTTTTGGCAAAATGTCGTTACGGTAAGCTTCTGCTTCACGCTCAAAACGCTCTTCATCTTCTCGTGCTGCAATAGCATCATCGAACGCATCTTTTACTTGCTCAGGCGGACGAGCCGACTGGAAGTTAACATCTACAATCATGATACCCATGTCGTAGTTGTCGATGATTCGATTCAATGTTTCTTGTGTGCTTTGACGAATTTGCTGACGACCACTGGTCAAGATGCTATCCATCAAAGAGTCACCGATTACCGCTCTTAGTGCTGAATCAGTTGCTTGACGCAAGCTGTCATCTGCATTTGTCACACGATACAAATATTTGTACGGGTCAGAAACACGGTATTGAACGCCCATCTCAACGGTCACTACGTTTTCATCTTTGGTCAACATTGTACCTGATGCACGTAATGAACGAATCGCT includes the following:
- the hflK gene encoding FtsH protease activity modulator HflK, with protein sequence MAWNEPGNNNGNDGRDKDPWGNKNNRGGRDQGPPDLDEVFNKLSQKLGGKFGKRGGNGNGPSIGGGGAVGVGLIAVVAIVIWVFAGFYTVGEAERGVVLRLGKFDRIESPGLNWHPYFIDEYKTVNVQAIRSLRASGTMLTKDENVVTVEMGVQYRVSDPYKYLYRVTNADDSLRQATDSALRAVIGDSLMDSILTSGRQQIRQSTQETLNRIIDNYDMGIMIVDVNFQSARPPEQVKDAFDDAIAAREDEERFEREAEAYRNDILPKATGRAERLKKEALGYSERTVNGALGEVAQFEKLLPEYQAAPEVTRNRLYIDTMQEVYSNTSKVLIDSESSGNLLYLPIDKIAGQAANSTQNSRKATSAYDQIELESSTDTNSSSNSDSRSSTSRQGRY